Part of the Plasmodium malariae genome assembly, chromosome: 9 genome is shown below.
CCATCACGCCTACTACTGTTGCTGTTgctgttattatttattttattttttttctgttcataattattttctgcACTAATATCCTCCGTTTCATCTTGTGAACTGTTTTTCTCTTCCCCCCCTAGTTCTCCcctttcttccttttttttttttttttttttttttttttttcatcccAGATATTTTGGTCAGATAAATTTTCCGCAGAACTTTCATCATGTGCCCCAGCTAgccaatttttttcttccgaTTTTTCTACGACGCCTTTTACCtctttttcttcctcttttttttttttttccagaAATCCCTTAACACCGCAATTATCGATCCACTCATTATTAAAACTTCTTTGTTGTGGGTACTTCCTAAACGGAGTAGCATCAATTCTTTTTCCATAAATGGAAGCGGCTTTTCCACAAATACTTTCTATAAGCATACCAACAGTCATACGTGATGGGATACCATGTggattaaaaataacatcTGGTACAATTCCGCTCTCTGAAAAAGGCATATCTTCATGTGGAAATAATCTAGAGACGACTCCTTTTTGACCATGCCTTGAAGCAAATTTATCTCCTACTAAAGGTGGTCTTGTTGTTCGTAATCGTACAACAGCAACCTGACCAGACTTATAATTTGAGTTACTTACAAAGTCCACAAAATACTCACCGGAACTCTTAAACATTTCATATGTcgttatttcattttttctattaatgtAAGAATAGAATGCATCTCCTTCTGAAATTTTCTGTGCAACAAAGGGTAAACCGTCCTTGTTTAACATTTTCCCCTTCTGTTCGTAGGTGTAGTTAGTATTGACAGCCTTAgcgctattattattattaatattattattcttagcTTCGACACTATTACTGCTTGGGTTGTTACCGTTGGTATTGCTGCTTAAGTATCTGATGTTATTACCCAACTGCAACTGTGCTGCTTCCCCCTCCTTTTGCAAATCTATTAATTCtgttttgtatatatggGTCCTAAAAATACCCCTCTCTGCACTTcccttatttattattagagCGTCCTCCATATCATACCCTGTGTAGGATAAAATAGCTACTACTGCATTTGTTCCACTTGGGTAGTTATCTACTCCATATAACTCATAGTCCCTCGTAACTACTAAAGGTAGTTGAGGAGTTATCATtcgatatattttatttgtaactGTATACAACATGTTTAAGCTTTGTATTCCCATAGTCTGTTTCAACATTTGacattgatatatattacgAGGACTCTGATTGTGATCAGAAAAAGGAGTTAATGATGCTAAGAAAGACAAAAAAGATGTCTCTTTTAATTCCATATATTCAAACTTTTGTGgaatttgttcatatatatctatattcatattttcatcACTATCTATATACGTTGTTGATGATATATTATCTCCGTTTCGTTCTGAACTAACATCCGAATCGTTGCTTGTTGTTTCGTAATCCGAGCTGCTAACGTAAAAGGCGCCCCTCCCACTACCATGGCTACAACTACCACCACGGCTACTGCTATGAGTACTGCTACTACCGCTTCTAGTGCTGCTACTCCTATCACGCGCTTTATCGTCCAAAACGGCTAATAACTCCTTATTTACCCTTGAGCTGTCCAATTGGCGCACCCGTTGTTCATTGCCTTCTTCTAACGTCTTTCTATTAGATGCAGAaattctctttttattattataaaacagATATTGCTGTTTTAGGGTTAACTTCTTATAACCACATTTTCTGGAGTTAACTAatttctcttttctttttagcAGCTTTCttgataaattatttcttttgatGTCTTCATAATTAATGGCAATGGATACATAAGGTTGATATGAAGGAGATATAAATTCAATGCATttaattttcaaattatataatggTCTAATAAGTCTTCCTGTATgtgtattaatatttatagcATTCATCAATGTtgattcatttaaatatgcatttatttcgAAATAGgatttcatattatataaattatgatttttggcatattttaatttatatatagttcTCTTAAAATCATCTTGTCTAATATAAGTAATAGGAACTGAATCAACAATAATAGGAATAGTTTGTTCTTCATATATAGTTTGTATTCCACTTGTATCATCTAAATTTACATCAatacctattttttttaaatacaattttatataaaatttatgtgGTTCGTTAGATGCcaaattatgaacataaCAATATTGAGTTAAATGATTCAATAAACCACAAGGAGTACCATCAGGTGTATGAACAGGACATATAAATCCCCATGACTCACCTAATAATCTTCTTGGACTTAAAACTTTCACATCTTGAAAAAACGTGCCTCTATGTATGGATCtaaaatttgttattaaccttaaattattaatttcatcTGCTAAAACAACCCATCCACTAGTTTGTTGATACGGTATTTTATCGGATATAATATTTCCagtcttaaaaaaatataatatacactTACCTATATCTGTTAAATGCCTTACACAATCTAAAAACATTGCATTATCATTAAacaattcttttaaatagtTATTAACACCTGTAAATAATTTCTCTTTCTCGCTGATAAATATCAATTTCAGTTTTTTCAACGAATCGTTTCTCTGGCCGAAGTTTTCCACACTTTCTGTAGGGAAGGGAAAAA
Proteins encoded:
- the RPA2 gene encoding DNA-directed RNA polymerase I subunit RPA2, putative: MIQNTFTFRSQNGDKKISSHIGNKSNNGSNKLMSISENKEEKDSLKKFNLKITEEEIKLHVKIIESLYPHMKLKVHKIINGSYNIFTKFLLQSHIDDFNSFINVYVKNMPDTLPVLEFSPQVNMYTKMDINKKAYDTVKFYISEIKVKNPVIKSESGESRNDYPYLCKLSNRTYEGEILIKINKQYKDEIVSYTASVGNMPIMVLSNICNLNNLSKKELVKKGEDENLLGGVFIISGRLKIIRFVINGKYNTILLGTDRIVHINCLLSDNSNMTNFLTYSRYNSVVFCFRYQNTPSSIPFHILLILLSPIKKKCYIFNKLKIGVQNENAKRYIEEYVNSIFLKNDINEKEIFDKYNVSFLGKTCYMKRGLFKINSVTFEKKGKNILKYCILPHILNNSEKFETVCVMFKTLVLSKFKLISPINRDSLESQGVTTCSNLLSNIMKEQIIVCLCRFYHHYSRSFYKHLEKRYETFKGIVKNIYYRYTEMVKNEISEGHLNQIPLGNNYSDRGEAFLTQQESVENFGQRNDSLKKLKLIFISEKEKLFTGVNNYLKELFNDNAMFLDCVRHLTDIGKCILYFFKTGNIISDKIPYQQTSGWVVLADEINNLRLITNFRSIHRGTFFQDVKVLSPRRLLGESWGFICPVHTPDGTPCGLLNHLTQYCYVHNLASNEPHKFYIKLYLKKIGIDVNLDDTSGIQTIYEEQTIPIIVDSVPITYIRQDDFKRTIYKLKYAKNHNLYNMKSYFEINAYLNESTLMNAININTHTGRLIRPLYNLKIKCIEFISPSYQPYVSIAINYEDIKRNNLSRKLLKRKEKLVNSRKCGYKKLTLKQQYLFYNNKKRISASNRKTLEEGNEQRVRQLDSSRVNKELLAVLDDKARDRSSSTRSGSSSTHSSSRGGSCSHGSGRGAFYVSSSDYETTSNDSDVSSERNGDNISSTTYIDSDENMNIDIYEQIPQKFEYMELKETSFLSFLASLTPFSDHNQSPRNIYQCQMLKQTMGIQSLNMLYTVTNKIYRMITPQLPLVVTRDYELYGVDNYPSGTNAVVAILSYTGYDMEDALIINKGSAERGIFRTHIYKTELIDLQKEGEAAQLQLGNNIRYLSSNTNGNNPSSNSVEAKNNNINNNNSAKAVNTNYTYEQKGKMLNKDGLPFVAQKISEGDAFYSYINRKNEITTYEMFKSSGEYFVDFVSNSNYKSGQVAVVRLRTTRPPLVGDKFASRHGQKGVVSRLFPHEDMPFSESGIVPDVIFNPHGIPSRMTVGMLIESICGKAASIYGKRIDATPFRKYPQQRSFNNEWIDNCGVKGFLEKKKKEEEKEVKGVVEKSEEKNWLAGAHDENETEDISAENNYEQKKNKINNNSNSNSSRRDGRSSGNNSRVAYDEKIDYFAKLLLNKGYDYYGTELLYSGIYGIPLQAHIFFGVIYYQRLRHMAFDKAQVRRTGPVCHLTHQPVKGKKKHGGIRLGEMERDGLISHGCSFLINERFLLNSDGHECFVCPKCGLILSPIMQFNSNGQISKGRHIGGDAKLAICKSCKVSCKIIYIPYVLRYLLNELICLNVTIRLNLKSVESMFNMK